In Terriglobia bacterium, the genomic window TCCTCACCTTCACGCGATGGAATTCGCACGGGTTCGCGCCCAGCCATGTCGTTCTTTTTGTCCTTTCTACTTCCCTGTTTCCTGCAGTGAGGCGGCCACTTTCTTACCGTATTCGCGGGCCTTGGCAATGACTTCGCTTTCGTGCAAGGTGAGGACGCGGCCGGCCTGCAGGACGGTGCGGCCGGCGATGACCACGGTCTCCACGTCGCTGGCCTTCAGGGCGTAGACGATCTGCGAGTAGACGTCATACATGGGCACGGCGTGCGGCGCGTCCAGGCCGATGACGATGAGGTCGGCCTTCTTGCCGGGTTCGAGCGAACCGATCTCCTTTTCCATGTGCAGCGCCCGCGCCCCTTCGATCGTGGCCATTTCCAGCGCGGCCATCGCACCGAGCGCCTGCGGATCCATCTTGGAGATTTTCTGGAGCTTGGCGGCGAGGTCCATCTCTTCCATGAGGTTGAAGTCGTTGTTGCTGCCGGCGGGGCCGTCCGTGCCGAGGCCCACGCGTACTCCGGCGGCGCGCATTTCGGGGATGGGCGAAACGCCGCTGGCCAGCATCATGTTGCTTGAAGGATTGTGCACGCAGCCGGCCTGGCGCGCGGCCAGCAGCTTGCGATCGGCTTCGTCCACCCAGATGCAGTGCGCGGCGAGGACGTCGGGGCCGAGCAGGCCGATGCGGTCGAGATAAGCAACGGGGGTGGCGCCGTTTTGGGCGCGGCTGTCCTCGAGCTCCTTTTTGGTTTCGGCGAGGTGAATAAGGATGGGGGCGTGATATTTGCGGGCCAGGGCCGCGGAGTCGCGCAGGGTCTGCTCCGAGTTCGTATAGATCGCATGCGGCGCTACGGCGGCGTGGATCAGCGGATCGCCCTGCCAGCGCTTCAGGAATTTTTCGGTGTAGGCGAGGGTCTCGGCGGGGGTCTTGTTGTCCGGAGCGGGAAATTCGATCAGGGTTTCCCCGAGGATGGCGCGCATGCCGGCAGCCTTGGTCTCTTCGGCGATGGCGTCCTCGAAGTAGTACATGTCGGCGAAGGTGGTGGTGCCGCTGCGGATCATCTCCAGGGCGGCGAGGCGCGTACCCCAGCGCACGAACTCCTCGGTGACATTTTTGGCTTCCGCGGGAAAGATAAATTTGGTCAGCCATTCCTGGAGCGTGACGTCGTCCTTCAAGCCGCGGAAGAGCGTCATGGGCACGTGGGTGTGGCCGTTGATGAGGCCGGGGAGGACGAGCTTGCCGAGGGCGTTGATGCGGCGCGAGGCGGTGTAGCGCGCCTCGATCTCCGCGCGCGGGCCGACCGCGAGGATGGTGTCGCCTTTCACCACGATGGCGCCGTCCTCGATCAGGCGGCGGGAGGCATCCATGGTGACGAGGGTGCCGCCGGAGACGATCAGGTCGGCGCGCTTCAGCTTC contains:
- a CDS encoding amidohydrolase, which produces MFVFCAGGVRAQTAEKQPAPPKKLKRADLIVSGGTLVTMDASRRLIEDGAIVVKGDTILAVGPRAEIEARYTASRRINALGKLVLPGLINGHTHVPMTLFRGLKDDVTLQEWLTKFIFPAEAKNVTEEFVRWGTRLAALEMIRSGTTTFADMYYFEDAIAEETKAAGMRAILGETLIEFPAPDNKTPAETLAYTEKFLKRWQGDPLIHAAVAPHAIYTNSEQTLRDSAALARKYHAPILIHLAETKKELEDSRAQNGATPVAYLDRIGLLGPDVLAAHCIWVDEADRKLLAARQAGCVHNPSSNMMLASGVSPIPEMRAAGVRVGLGTDGPAGSNNDFNLMEEMDLAAKLQKISKMDPQALGAMAALEMATIEGARALHMEKEIGSLEPGKKADLIVIGLDAPHAVPMYDVYSQIVYALKASDVETVVIAGRTVLQAGRVLTLHESEVIAKAREYGKKVAASLQETGK